One Caretta caretta isolate rCarCar2 chromosome 6, rCarCar1.hap1, whole genome shotgun sequence genomic region harbors:
- the TMEM109 gene encoding voltage-gated monoatomic cation channel TMEM109 isoform X1: MQSLPKMGAEIPGAERRAGEMTGWDPTVWCCRQALLQRAVAILMSVAFLPVAVASTQHYHREAWREAAVRADFLSQLAQGMRETLEEWIGRDTLQLVTENVSAGFWIVSSGISAGLIILSGITGQILSAFGVNGDHVVQPLKLGPAQVQTLLLWGLAAVVGYWLLSQLLGLLLSILGRVLWGLKVVVFLGCFLLIVSAAPNPSVQALLLLCLVTLYALLGRLSGARRSGSQLEAKVRNLEWQVEELRRRQRRVSPRNLEQDE, from the exons ATGCAGTCACTACCTAAGATGGGTGCAG AGATTCCTGGGGCTGAGAGGAGAGCTGGAGAGATGACTGGGTGGGATCCTACGGTCTGGTGCTGCCGCCAAGCCCTGCTCCAACGTGCCGTGGCTATCCTGATGTCAGTCGCTTTCCTTCCTGTAGCCGTGGCGAGCACTCAGCACTATCACAGGGAAGCTTGGAGAGAGGCGGCTGTCCGGGCTGACTTCCTGTCCCAGCTGGCTCAGggcatgagggagaccctggagGAGTGGATTGGCCGGGACACACTTCAGCTAGTGACAGAG AATGTCTCTGCCGGGTTCTGGATTGTGTCCTCCGGCATCTCGGCAGGTCTGATCATCCTGTCCGGAATCACAGGGCAGATCCTAAGCGCCTTCGGAGTGAATG GTGATCACGTGGTCCAGCCCCTTAAGCTGGGCCCTGCCCAGGTACAGACCCTGCTGCTGTGGGGcctggctgctgtggtgggctatTGGCTGCTCTCACAGCTGCTGGGCCTGTTGCTGTCCATCCTGGGACGTGTCCtgtgggggctgaaggtggtggtcttcctgggctgcttcctgctgATCGTCTCGGCGGCGCCCAACCCCTCGGTGCAGGCCTTGCTGCTGCTGTGCCTGGTCACCCTGTATGCCCTGCTGGGGAGGCTGAGCGGGGCGCGCCGCTCCGGGAGCCAACTGGAGGCCAAGGTGCGCAACCTGGAGTGGCAGGTGGAGGAGCTGCGGCGCCGGCAGAGGCGGGTATCCCCCAGGAACCTGGAGCAGGACGAGTGA
- the TMEM109 gene encoding voltage-gated monoatomic cation channel TMEM109 isoform X2, producing the protein MTGWDPTVWCCRQALLQRAVAILMSVAFLPVAVASTQHYHREAWREAAVRADFLSQLAQGMRETLEEWIGRDTLQLVTENVSAGFWIVSSGISAGLIILSGITGQILSAFGVNGDHVVQPLKLGPAQVQTLLLWGLAAVVGYWLLSQLLGLLLSILGRVLWGLKVVVFLGCFLLIVSAAPNPSVQALLLLCLVTLYALLGRLSGARRSGSQLEAKVRNLEWQVEELRRRQRRVSPRNLEQDE; encoded by the exons ATGACTGGGTGGGATCCTACGGTCTGGTGCTGCCGCCAAGCCCTGCTCCAACGTGCCGTGGCTATCCTGATGTCAGTCGCTTTCCTTCCTGTAGCCGTGGCGAGCACTCAGCACTATCACAGGGAAGCTTGGAGAGAGGCGGCTGTCCGGGCTGACTTCCTGTCCCAGCTGGCTCAGggcatgagggagaccctggagGAGTGGATTGGCCGGGACACACTTCAGCTAGTGACAGAG AATGTCTCTGCCGGGTTCTGGATTGTGTCCTCCGGCATCTCGGCAGGTCTGATCATCCTGTCCGGAATCACAGGGCAGATCCTAAGCGCCTTCGGAGTGAATG GTGATCACGTGGTCCAGCCCCTTAAGCTGGGCCCTGCCCAGGTACAGACCCTGCTGCTGTGGGGcctggctgctgtggtgggctatTGGCTGCTCTCACAGCTGCTGGGCCTGTTGCTGTCCATCCTGGGACGTGTCCtgtgggggctgaaggtggtggtcttcctgggctgcttcctgctgATCGTCTCGGCGGCGCCCAACCCCTCGGTGCAGGCCTTGCTGCTGCTGTGCCTGGTCACCCTGTATGCCCTGCTGGGGAGGCTGAGCGGGGCGCGCCGCTCCGGGAGCCAACTGGAGGCCAAGGTGCGCAACCTGGAGTGGCAGGTGGAGGAGCTGCGGCGCCGGCAGAGGCGGGTATCCCCCAGGAACCTGGAGCAGGACGAGTGA